Within the Arthrobacter sp. UKPF54-2 genome, the region GATCTCCTCGACTGTGGCCGGGAAGGTGTCCTGCAGGGACCCGTCCGGGCGGAAGACGTGCGGATTGCGCCGGATCATCTTCTCGCGCAGGCCGCGGGCGACGTCGTCGAAGGCGAAGGCGCCGCGCTCCTCGGCGAGCCGGGCGTGGAGCACCACTTGGAGCAGGACGTCGCCGAGTTCGGCCTGCAGTTCGGCGTCGCCGCCGCCGGCTTCGATGGTTTCGGCCACCTCGTGGGCCTCCTCGAGGAGGTATTCCACGAGGGATTCGTGGCTCAGTGCGCCCATCCAGGGGCAGTGGACACGCAGCTCGGCGATGGTTTGCAGCAGCCCGCCGAGCTGCGCGTCCGTGATTTCGGGGTCCTTAGCCAAGGTCGGCGTAGGCCTCGTTGATGTACTCGACCAGGGCTTCCTTCTCCTCCAGCGGCAGGAACGCGGCTTCGGCGGCGTTCAGCGTCAGCTCAAGCAGGTCGTCCAGGTCGTAGTCGAAGGTCTCCACGAGCAGTTCGAACTCGTCCGTGAGGCTCACGCCGCTCATCAGCCGATTGTCCGTGTTGATCGTGACGTTGAAGCCGAGCTGGTAGAGCATGTCCACCGGGTGGCTTTCGATGCCCTCGCCGAAGCCGGCGATCGCGCCGGTCTGCAGGTTGGAGGACGGGCAGATTTCCAGTGCGATGCCGCGGTCCCGGACCCAGCTGGCGAGTTCGCCGAGGGTCACGAGACCGATGTTGTCATCGACTTCGTCGCTCTCCGGGTCGGTGGCGGCGTCCGCGGGGTCGGCGCCCTCGAACTCGACCGTGATGTCCTCGGCGATCCGCACGCCGTGGCCCAGGCGCAGTGCCCGGCCGTCGACCAGGGCGGACTGGATGCTCTCCAGGCCCGCTGCCTCGCCGGCGTGGATGGTGGCCGGGAAGTTGTGCTGGGCGAGGTAGGTGAAGGCGTCCTTGAAGCGGGAGGGCAGGAAGCCGTCCTCGGCGCCGGCGATGTCGAAGCCGACGGCGCCCTTGTAGCGGTGGCGCACGGCGAGTTCGGCGATCTCCTGGCCGCGGTCCGCGTGGCGCATGGCGGTGATCAGCTGGCCAACCTGGATTTCCCGGCCGGTCTCGGCGACGGCGTCGACGCCGGCGTCCAGGCCCGCCTGGACGGCCTCCACGACCTCGTCCAGGGACAGGCCCTGCTGCAGGTGCTGCTCCGGCGCCCAGCGCAATTCGCCGTAGACGACGCCGTCGTCCGCGAGGTCCTCGACGAATTCCTTGGCAACGCGGAACAGGCCGTCCTTGGTCTGCATCACGGCGATGGTGTGGTCGAAGGTTTCCAGGTAGCGCACCAGCGAGCCGGAGTCGGCGGATTCGCGGAACCACTCCCCCAGCGCGACCGGGTCGGTGGAGGGCAGCGTGTGGCCGACTTTTTCGGCGAGTTCAATGATGGTGGCCGGACGCAGTCCGCCGTCCAGGTGGTCATGAAGGGAAACCTTGGGGAGGCCCTTCAGGTCGAATTCGAGGTCAGGGGCAGCGTCAGGCATAGTCTCAGTCACGTTCCCACCATAGGGTCGGACAGCGCCGGGCGCTACTTGCGGGAGGCGTCGGTCGCCGCGGCGTCGTCGTGCGCGGTGTCCGGGGACGCGGCGTCATCGTCCGCCGGCTCGTCGTGCCGGCCGAGCCGTTTGTGCCACCAGCGCAGCACGTGGTCGACGGCGATGCCGAGGACAATAGCGAAGACGACGGCGATCGCGGCGCTCAGGAGCGGGTTGTGGTGCAGCCAGGGGAAGGAGCTGGCCAGGATGCCGATCCCGATCGAGTAGATCACCCAGGTGAAGCAGGCAAAGGCATCCAGCACAAAGAACCTGCGGTGCGGGAATCCCGTGGTGCCGGCGACGTAGTTGACGGCGACGCGGCCCCACGGGATGTAGCGGGCGGTGAAGATCAGCACGGCGCCGCGCTTTTCCAGCTCGTAGCGCGCCCAGCCGAAGGCCCGCTGCACCTTGGGCTTGCGCATCCAGCGGAACCGTTCAAGGCCGATCTTGCGGCCCAGCAGGTAGGCCATGTTGTCCCCGGCAATGGCGCCGATCAGCGCCGTCAGCCCGAGGAACCAGAGGTTGGGCTGGCCGCTCTGCCGGGAGTAGGCGGCGAGGGCGACGATCAGCGTCTCGCTGGGAACCACCATGGCGAAGCCGTCGATGAAGAAGAAGAGCAGCAGGAGGGGGTAAATCCACCACTGGCCGGCGGCATGGAGCACGGCCTCATTAATGAACTCCACGCGGGCTGTGCTCCTAGAAACTGAAAGGGTCGGGACGTACCCGGAACGGACTGGGTGGTACTGGCGGGCTTACGGCACCGACGTGACGGGAATCGCACCCCAGTGTCCCACGGCCGGGGCACCTTGCGCTACGCGCCGGTGCCGATGTTTCCCGCCATGGCGCCACCGGTGGCCTAGCCGTCCGCCGGCGGGGCGGGCTGGTCCGTCTCGTCCAGGACCGGTTCCTCCTGCAGGCTGCCGCGCAGCCGGCTGAGGGCGACGTCGATTCCGATGCCCAGCACTATGGCGCAGATGATCGCAATCGTGGCGCCCAGCAGGTGGTTGTCCTCGAACCATTGGCCGAAGAACAGCCCGACGGCCACTGAATAGCTGGACCACAGTGCCGCGGAGAGCACCGTCAGCCCGACGAAATGGGAGTGCGCGTAATGCGTGGCGCCGGCGGTCAGGTTGACGGCCACCCGGCCGATGGGGACAAACCGCGCCACCATGATCAGCGAGGCAGGACGCTTCCGGAGCTCGCGGCCCGCCCAAGTGAAGGCCCGCTGCGCCCGGTGCCCGCGCATCCACTTCCAGCGCGAGGTTCCGGTGGCCCGTCCGATCAGGTAGGCGATGTTGTCCCCGCAGAACGCGCCGGCGGCCGCCGCGACGACCAGCACGAGCGGGTTGGGCACATCGGCGGTCGCTGCGACGGCGGCGAGGCCGACCACCACCGACTCACTGGGAACCGGCGGGAAAAAACCGTCGATCAGACAGCAGGCGAACACCAGGAACAGCACCCACGGTTGGCCCGCTGCTGCCAGGATGAAGTCGTTGATTGCCTGCACAGTTTCCTAACGCACGGCGGTACCCGGTTTCTCCCGGAATTCTGTGGTGCCAGTGTACTGCCCGGCCGCAGCCCGTTGCCCTAGGCGATACGGTCGATAATGAGCTGCTGCGCCGGGCGGGAGCCTTCCGGCGCGATCACCGCGGCGTGCTCGAGCGCTTCCTTCGCCCGGTCGAACTTCTCCGGGGTGTCCGTCAGCAGGGTCATCAGCGGTTCACCGGCGCGGACCGTGGCGCCCGGTTTGGCGTGCATCCGCACCCCGGCCCCGGCCTGGACCTGGTCCTCCTTGCGCGCCCGTCCGGCGCCGAGGCGCCAGGCGGCGACGCCGACGGCCATCGCGTCGAGTTCAACCAGCACACCGTCCGCCTGCGCGTAGATGGTCTCGGATTCCCTGGCGACCGGCAGCGCGGCGCGCGGGTCCCCGCCCTGGGCCTCGATCATCCGGTTCCAGACGTCCATGGCGCGGCCGTCCTTGAGCGCGGCGCGGGGATCGGCGTCGCGCACGCCGGCGCAGGCCAGCATTTCCTCGGCCAGGCGGACGGTGAGTTCGACGACGTCCTCCGGGCCGCCGCCGGCGAGGACCTCCACGGATTCCTCCACCTCGATCGCGTTGCCTGCGGTGAGGCCCAGCGGGGTGTTCATGTTGGTCAGCAGCGCCACCGTGTTGACGCCGGCGTCCTTGCCCAGCGCCACCATGGTCTCGGCCAGTTCGCGGGCCCGCGCCTCGTCCTTCATAAACGCGCCGCTGCCCACCTTGACGTCCAGGACCAGCGATCCGGTGCCTTCGGCGATTTTCTTGCTCATGATCGAGGAGGCGATCAGCGGGATGGCCTCGACCGTGCCGGTCACGTCGCGCAGGGCGTAGAGCTTCTTGTCCGCCGGGGCCAGTCCGGCGCCGGCGGCGCAGATGACCGCGCCCACGTCCTGCAGCTGGGCCATCATCTCCTCGTTGCTGAGGTCCGCGCGCCAGCCCGGGATGGCCTCGAGCTTATCCAGGGTGCCGCCGGTGTGGCCCAGGCCGCGGCCGGAGAGCTGCGGCACCGCGACGCCGAAGACCGCCACGAGCGGCGCCAGCGGCAGAGTGATCTTGTCCCCCACGCCGCCGGTGGAGTGCTTGTCGGACGTAGCTTTCACACCGCCGTCGGGGCGGCGCAGGCTGGAGAAGTCCATTCGCTCGCCGGAGTTGATCATCGCCGCGGTCCAGCGTGAAATCTCGGCGCGGTCCATGCCGTTGAGCAGGATGGCCATGTTCAGGGCGGCCATCTGTTCGTCGGCGATGGCGCCGCGGGTGTAGGCGTCGATCGTCCAATCGATCTGGGCGGGGCTGAGGACGCCCTTGTCCCGCTTGATGCGGATGATGTCGACGGCGTCAAACGCGTTAGCGTTATCGGAAGCAGTGGTGCTGGTGTTCTGGGTCACCGGGTTTCCTCCAGGTGTTGGGGGCCAAATGCGTCGGGGAGCACCTGGTCCATCGTCTTGATGCCCTGTGTGGTCATGAGCTGCATGTCCGGGGCCCGGAATTCGTAGAGCAGTTGCCGGCACCGGCCGCACGGCATGAGCACGTTGCCGTGCGCGTCGACGCAGTAGAAAGCGCGAAGCAGGCCGCCGCCGGTCATGTGCAGGTTGCCGACAAGCGCGCACTCGGCACACAGCGTGAGTCCGTAGCTGGCGTTTTCGACGTTGCAGCCGCTGACGATCCGGCCGTCCGCGGTGAGGGCGGCTGCCCCCACCGCGAACTTCGAATACGGCGCGTAGGCGTTGTGCATCGCCGCGACGGCGGCTGCCTCGAGGGCTGCCCAGTCGACGGCCGGCGCCGTGCCTGCTGCCAGGTTCGTCGCCACCGTCAGCCCTTGACGTACGGAATGCCGCTGGCCGCCGGCGGCCGGGAGCGTCCGACGAGGCCGGCGACGGCGAGCACCGTCACGAGGTACGGGAGCATGGCCATGAACTGGCTCGGGACCGGGGTGCCGATGATCGTCACGATGCTCTGCAGGTTGTCCGCGAAACCGAACAGCAGGGCGGCGAAGAAGGCGCCGATCGGGTTCCAGCGGCCGAAGATCAGGGCGGCCAGTGCGATGAAGCCGCGTCCGCCGGAGATCTCCTTGGTGAAGCTGTCGATCGCGACGAGCGTGAAGAAGGAGCCGCCGATGCCGGCGATCGCGCCGCCGAGGGTGACGTTCCAGAAGCGGGTGGCGTTGACCTTAATGCCCATGGTGTCGGCTGCCTGCGGGTGCTCGCCGACGGCCCGGACCCGGAGGCCCCACTTGGTCTTGAACAGCCCGACCCAGACCACAATCACGGCAATGTACATCAGGTAGCCGATCAGGGACTGCTTGAAGAGAATCGGCCCGATCAGCGGGATGTCGCCCAGGATGGGAATGGTGATCGGGTCCAGGTGCGCCGGCGAGTTGAACTTCGCCTTGTCCGCCTGCATCACGGTGCTGAACAGGAAGCCCGTAACACCGGAGACCAGGACGTTGAGGACCACGCCGACGATGATCTGGTTGACCACGTACTTGATGCTGAACAGGGCCAGGACCATGGACACGAGCGCCCCCGCGACGGCGGCCGCGAGCAGGCCCAGGAAGGGGTTGTGCGTCAGCGTGGCGATGATCGCGGCCGTGAACGCACCGCCCAGAAGCTGGCCTTCGATGGCGATGTTGACGACGCCGACGCGTTCGCAGAGCACGCCGGAGAGCGAACCGAACACCAGCGGCACGGCCAAGGTCACCGACCCGGCGATCAGCCCGGCCAGGGAGATGCTGTTGGTGCGGGCACCGCCAACAACCCAGATCAGGAACGCCGCGACGAACAGCACAATGAACGCGACCGGGACCCAGCCCGGGGCCTTGAGGTTCTTGGTCTTGAGGAACACGGCGTAGCCGGCCAGGGCCAGCATCAGCACGGACAGGACGATGCCGCCGAGGAACGCGGGAACCTCCAGTGCCGGCAGTTGGAAGAAGTCGCTGCCGGTGGAGATGCCGAACTTCGCGGTCTGGTGCGGGCCCATCAGCCCGAAGAAGATAAACGCGACAACCGCGAGGACGGCCAGGGTGACCGGGATTTTCCAGGTCACGGGCTTGGCGGTCACGGCCCGCTTGTGGTTCCGGGCCGACGGCGTTTCGTCGGGCCGGGCGGCAGGCTGCTTTCCCGGCTGGGGCGAGGTTGCTGTTGTGCTCATGCTGCTGCTCCGGTGGTTGCGGCCTGCTTGGACTTGGCGGCCTTGGCGGCCTTTTTCTTGCGCGGGTTCAGGCCGAACACCGCGCGCACCAGCGGCGGGGCGGCGATGAAGAGCACGATCAGCGACTGGACCACCAGCACGATGTCGATCGGGGTTCCGGTCTGGATCTGCATCTGGACGGCGCCGGCGCGGAAGGCGCCGAACAGCAGGCCGGCGGCGAAGGTGCCCCACGGCGTCGAGCGTCCCAGCAGGGCGACCGTGATGGCGTCAAAGCCGTAGGTGGCCGCAACGCCGTCGGTGAGGACCTTCTCGGTGCCGGCCACCTGGGCGACGCCGGACATGCCGGCGAGGGCGCCCGCGATGGCCATCACCAGGATGGTGGCGCGCGGGACGTTGATGCCGGCGGTGAGGGCGGCCTTCGGGTTGGCGCCGACGGCCCGGAATTCGAAGCCGATGGTGGAACGGTTCAGCACCCACCAGACGAACACCGTGGCGGCGATCGCCAGGAGGAAGCCCAAGTGCAGGCGGTACTGGGTGCCCAGGATCTGCGGGTAGACGGCGCTGGGATCCAGGATCGGCGAAATCGGGTTGGTCTCGCCGGGCCGCTGGAAGGCCGGGGTGTTGAGCAGGTAGCGCAGGAAGTACAGCGCGATGTAGTTGAACATGATCGTCAGGATCACCTCGTGGGCGCCGGTGCGGGCCTTGAGGAACCCGACCAGGCCGGCCCAGAGGGCGCCGCCGACGATGCCGGCCACGAGGACCAGCAGCAGGTGCAGCCCCATCGGCAGGTGCAGGGCGAACCCGACCCAGGAGGCGAGGATGCCGGACATGATGATCTGGCCCTGCGCACCGATGTTGAACAGGCCGGCGCGGAAGGCCAGGGCGACGCCGAGGCCGGCGGTGATCAGCGGGGTGGCGATGGTGAGCGTTTCCATCAGCGGGGCGAACTGCCCGGCCACCCCCGTGCCGCGTGGGTTGAACACCGAGCCCTGGAACAACGCCACGTAGGAGCGGGTGGCGGCGGACCAGACGGCGGAGAAGAAGTCGCTCGGCCGGGCGAAGAGGTAACCAGCGGAGGCGCTGACGTCCTTGTCCGTGCTGGCGATCAGCAGGCCACCGAGGATGAGCGCGAGGAGCACGGCCAGCACGGAGACCATGCCGCTGCCTGTGAAGATCTTGCGCATGAGCGAGTCGGGGCCGCCGGGCACGGTCCCGCTCTGGGCGGAGACCGGGACGGCAGAGGGACGCATCGCTCCGCCGGCGGTGTCCAGCGAGGTGGCGGTGGTGGCGTCGGCGGCCGGGGTTTCGGCCGTGTCGGCGGGGTCCGGCTCAGCCGCGTGGCGGGGTTTGTTGGTTTCAGTCATGGTGCTCTCCTACGGCGCCGGAGGCTGGCTCCTGCGCGGGCTGGGCGGCGGGCGCCGGGGCAGCGGCTGCGGTTGCCGGGGTCTTGGTGGTGTCGGCGTGGGCCTCGTCGGGCGACAGCCCGGCCATCATCAGGCCAAGGACGTCGCGTCCGGTGCCGGCCGGCACAATGCCCACCAGCTTGCCCTTGTAGAGCACGGCGATCCGGTCCGCCAGTTCGATCACTTCGTCGAGTTCGGTGGACACGATCATCACGGGGGTGCCGTGGTCGCGTTCGGCCACGATCCGCTTGTGCAGGAACTCGATCGACCCGACGTCGACCCCGCGGGTGGGCTGGGAGGCGATGAAGAGGCGCAGCGGACGCGAGAGCTCGCGCGCCATGACCACCTTCTGCTGGTTGCCGCCGGACAGGGTGCCCGCGGCGAGCGATCCGGAGGGCGTGCGCACGTCGAACTCGTCGATCCGGGTCTTCGCGTTTTCCAGCACCTTGGCCGGGCTCATGCTGATGCCCTTGGCGAACGGTTCCTGGTCGTAGCGGTCCAGGATCAGGTTCTCGGCGATCGAGAACGTTCCGATCAGTCCGTCCACCGAGCGGTCTTCCGGCACAAAGCCGACGCCGGCCTTGAGCACGTCCTTGACGCTGCGGCCCAGCAGCTCTTCGCCGTCGAGGAGGACGGAGCCGTGCACCCGGTCCTGCAGGCCCAGGATGGCTTCGGTGAGCTCGGTCTGGCCGTTGCCCTGGACGCCGGCGACGGCGAGGATCTCGCCGCGGGCGATGTCGAAGCTGATGCCGTCCACGACGTGCTGGCCGCTGGGCGCGATCACGGTGAGGTCCTTGACCGAGAACGTGGTCTCCTGCGGCTTGGCCGGGGCCTTGTCCAGGGTCAGGTTGACCGCGCGGCCCACCATCATGGAGGCGAGCTCGGTCGTAGACGCCGCCGGGCTCGCCGTGCCCACGACCTTGCCGCGCCGGATCACCGTGATGGTGTCCGAGACGGCCTTGACCTCGCGCAGCTTGTGCGAGATGAAGACAATCGAGGTGCCGTGGCTCTTGAGCTGGCGCATGATGTCCAGCAGCTCATCGGTGTCCTGCGGGGTCAGCACGGCGGTGGGCTCGTCCAGGATCAGCACCTTGGCATCGCGGACCAGGGCCTTGATGATTTCCACCCGCTGTTGGACGCCGACCGGCAGGTCCTCGATCAGGGCGTCGGGGTCGACGTCGAAGCCGTACCGGTCGGAGATCTCCTGGATCTTCCGGCGGGTGTCATCGAGATTGAGGAATCCGCCGGCCTTGGTGGCCTCGGCCCCCAGCGCCACGTTTTCCGCGACGGTGAAGACGGGCACCAGCATAAAGTGCTGGTGCACCATGCCGATGCCGGCGGCCATGGCGTCGCCCGGTCCCCGGAAGCTGACGGGTTTGTCGTCGATGAGGATTTCGCCTTCGGTGGGCTCGTAGAGCCCGTAGAGGACGTTCATCAGCGTGGACTTGCCAGCGCCGTTCTCGCCAAGCAGACAGTGGATCTGCCCGGGTTCAACCACCACATCAATGTGGTCGTTGGCTACCAGGGAGCCGAAGCGTTTGGTGATCCCCTTGAGTTCAAGTTTCAAAACTCTGACCAATCTCGAAGTATGTCCGGGTCACGTCCCGGAGGGGGTGATGGGGCTGCAGAACCAGCCTAGTGCCTGCGGCGGCCGGCGAAGCGGGGCCGGCGCAACGAAAAGCGCCACAGCCCGTGCGGTCTAAGACCGTGCGGGCCGTGGCGCTTAGCGAGGGAATTAGGACTTCGGGCTTGCTGCGGATTCAACCTTCAGCTTGCCGGAGGCGATGTCCTTCTTGATCTGGTCCAGGTCGGTCTTGAGCTGGGCCGGGACCTGGGAGTCCATGTCGTGGAACGGGGCCAGCTGGACGCCGTCGTTCGCGAGGGTGCCAACGTACGGCGCGTTGGTGAACTTGCCGTCCTTGTCTTCCTTCACAACGGTCTCCACGGCCTCGCCCATCTGCTTCATGACGGAGGAGAGCATGATGTCCTTATAGTCCGGAGCGGTGAGGTAGCCGTCGGAGTCAACCCAGATGAGCTTGACGTCCTTGCCTGCCGCCTTGGCTTCCTTCAGGGCCGCGCCTGCGCCCTTGCCAACCGGTCCGGCGACGGGCATCACGATGTCCGCACCCTGGTCCAGGAAGTTCTGGGTGAACTGCTTGCCCTTGTCCTGCTTCTCGAAGTCGCCGGTGAAGGAGCCGTCCTGCTTGGCCTTGTCCCAGCCAAGAACCTTGACGTTCTTGCCGTTCTTCTCGTTGTAGTACTTCACGCCGTCGGCGTAGCCGTCCATGAAGATGGTGACGGTCGGGATCTTGATGCCGCCGAAGGTGGCGACGGTGCCGGACTTGGTGGTGCCGGCGGCGAGGTAGCCGGCCAGGAAGGCAGCCTGGGCCGTGTCGTAGATGATCGGCTTGACGTTGGCGATCGGGGTTTCGTAGCCGAAGTCGATGATCGCGAAGTGCTTGTCCGGGTTGGCCGTGGCCTGGGTCTTGGTGGCGTCGCCGAGCAGGAAGCCGACCGTGATGGTCAGGTTGCAGCCGGCGGTGACCATGGCGCGCAGGTTCGGTTCGAAGTCGTTGTTGGTCTTGGACTCGACCTGGTTGACCTTGATGCCGAGGTCCTTCTCGGTCTTCTTCAGGCCTTCGTAGGAGGACTGGTTGAACGACTGGTCGTCGAATCCACCGGAGTCGGACACGATGCAGCCCGTGTAGTTGCTGGCCGACTTGGTGGCGCTGCTGCCGGCGTCCGGGGCAGCCCCGCAACCGGTCAGCAGCAGGGCAGCCGCGCCCGCGGTGGCGACGCCGGCCATTGAACCGCGCTTAAGGGTTGCGCGCAGTGAGTTCTTCAAAGTTCCTCCAGGAAGAAAGAGATAGGCGCTACGACGGGAGTTCAATGAGTGTCTGCTTCCGGTTGTCCCCCGAAACACTGTTGTCACTGACGGATTCGCAGCACTGCGCCGAGGCGCACTGATGGAAGCTACTTTAGTGTCCTGGAACACGTCGAGTAACACACTTCACAGCCGTTTCCCAGATTGTTGAGAACTTGTTACCAAGCGGTACCCAACGGCGCGACCGGACACGTGAGGCCCCGAAATCGTTGGAAATCGGGGCCTCACGTGGACCTTCGCGCGGCGCTGACGGGCTGGCGACCGCCCGGGTTGTTCAGAGCCGGACGAGCATCTTGCCTGTGTTGGCGCCGTCCAGCAGGTCCATAAACGCCTGCGGCGCGTTCTCCAGAGAGTCGACGATGGTCTCGTCGTAGCGGATGGTGCCGTCGGCCAGCCAGCCGGAGATTTTCTCGACGAACTCCCCCATGTACTGCCAGTAGCTACCCACCAGGAAGCCCTTGAGGGTCAACTGTTTGCCGATGGCCAGCATGAGGTTCCGCGGGGCCGGCGTCGGCTCGGTGGCGTTGTACTGCGCGATCGCACCGCACATGGCGACGCGGCCCCCGACGTTGAGCACGGACAGCGCGGCTTCGAGGTGCTCGCCGCCGACGTTGTCGAAGTAGACGTCGATGCCCTTCTCCCCCGCGGCCTCCTTCAGGAGGTCCAGGACCGGACCGTCGTGGTAGTTGAAGGCGGCGTCGAATCCCAGTTCCAGCAACCGGGCGACCTTTTCCGGGGTGCCGGCACTGCCGATCACCCGGGAGGCCCCCATGGCTTTGGCGATCTGGCCCACCAGGGAGCCGACAGCGCCGGCGGCGCCGGAGACGAACACGGCGTCGCCGGGCTTGAACTCGGCCACCTTGAGCAGCCCCGCGTAGGCGGTCAGGCCGGTCATCCCCAGCGCACCGAGGAAGGCCGACGCCGGGGCCAGGTCGGTGCGGGCCAGTGCCGTGGCGCTGGCGTCCAGGACGGCGTATTCGCGCCAGCCGAGGCTGTGCACGACGGTGTCGCCGACTTTGCGGTCGGCGGAGCGGGAGGCGATGACCTCGCCGACGGCACCCCCTTCCATGGCGGCGTCGAGGGCGAACGGCGCGGAATAGGACTTGACGTCGTTCATCCGGCCGCGCATGTAGGGGTCCACGGAAATATAGAGGTTGCGGACCAGGACCTGGCCGTCCTGCAGTTCCGGCAGGGGCGACTCCGCGAGGCGGAAGTTCTCCGGCGCGGGGCGGCCGTGCGGACGGGAAGCGAGCTGGATTTCCCGGGTGGTGGCGGGGAGGGTGGTGTTCTCGGTGCTCATGCGGCAACCTCCAGGATCTTGATGTCTACGGTGATATTGCCTCGGGTGGCGTTGGAGTAGGGGCAGACCTCGTGGGCCTTGGCGACGAGCGCCTCGGCGGTTTCGCGGTCCACGGCCGGCAGTGCGATCTCGAGTTCCGCGGCGATGCCGTAGCCCGCGCCGTCGTCCAGCGCGCCCAGGTGAATCCGGGCGGCGACGGCGGAATCCGTCAGGTCCGCCTTCTGCTGGCGGCCCACCAGGCGCAGGGCGGAGTGGAAGCAGGCCGCGTACCCGGCCGCGAAGAGCTGCTCCGGGTTGGTGCCTTCGCCGTTGCCGCCCAGTTCCACCGGACTGGCCAGGGCCACGTTGAGTTTGCCGTCGCTGGTCTGCGCGTTGCCGTCGCGTCCTTCGCCGGAGGCCAGTGCCTCGGCCGTATAAAGGGTCTTCATCAGGGGTCCGATCTGTTGGAAATTCAGGAAACTGGGGGCACCGAGCGGCGCAGGTCAGCGGCCGGACTGCAGGGCGGCGGTGAGCCGGCCCAGGGTTTCGCGGAGCTGGTCGAGCTCGGGGCCGGAGAGCCCGGCGGCGTCGGCGAGCCGCTGCGGGATTCCGGCGGCGCGGGCACTGAGTGAGGCTCCGGCCGCTGTCAGGAAGACCTCGACGCGCCGCTCGTCCGCCGCGGACCGCCGCCGTTCCACGAGGCCGAGCGATTCGAGCCGCTTCAGCAGGGGCGAGAGGGTGCCGGAATCGAGACCCAGCTCCTCGCCGAGTTCCCGGACGCTGCGCGGCGCCTCCTCCCACAGCACCATCATCACGAGATACTGCGGGTAGGTCAGGCCCAGCTCATCGAGCATCGGCCGGTAGACGGCGGTGGCGGCCCGCGACGCCGCGTACATGGCGAAGCACACCTGCCGGTTGAGGCGGGGGGCGTCGAGGCGGGGGGCGTCAGGCTCGGAGGCCCCGGCGGGAACAGTTGCGGTCACGATCAAACTGTAGCCTACAACTTAGTTGTGCACAATCTAATCGCGCAGGGCTGGGAGCGCGAACGTACATTTGAGCCCGAAATCGCGGGGCCTCGGGCGGGGGTTAGAGGTCGCGGAGGGTGCGGAGTGCGGCGGCGGTGAGAACCTGGATGCCCAGGCCCAGGGCGCGTTCGTCCAGGATGTAGTCACCGCGGTGCAGGTCGTACTCTTCGCCGCCGGGGGTCTTGGTGCCCAGCCGCATCATCGCCCCGGGCAGGTCGGCCAGGAACCAGGCAAAGTCCTCCCCGCCCATCGACTGCGGGGTCAGCACCACCGAGCCTTCGCCGATCTCGGCGCGGGCCGCGGCCTCGATCAGCGCGGTTTCGTGTTCCGAGTTCACCACCGGCGGCACTCCGCGGGTGTGTTCCAGGTGGACGTCGACGCCGTAGGGCGCGGCGATCTGTTGCACCACCTCGTCGAGGATCTCCCCCGCGCTGTGCCAGGCGTCGCGGTCCAGGCAGCGCATGGTGCCGGCCATATAGCCGCTCGCCGGGATGGCGTTCGGGGCGGAGCCGGCGGAGATGTGGCCCCACACCACGGACACGCCGCTGCGGACGTCGACGCGGCGGGACAGCACGGCCGGGACGTTGATGGCGATCTGGGCCAGGGCGAAGACCAGCTCCTCGGTCAGGTGCGGGCGCGAGGTGTGCCCGCCGCGGCCGGTAAGTTCGATCTTGATGGTGTCCGACGCCGAGGTGATGGCGCCGATCCGGGTACCGATCTTGCCCACCTCGATCCGCGGGTCGCAGTGCAGGGCCAGGATCCGCGGCACGCCTTCCAGCACACCCTGTTCGATGCAGGCGTGCGCGCCGCCGGGCATGGTCTCCTCGGCCGGCTGGAAGATGATCCGCACCGTGCCGCCCAACGGCGAGGTCTGGTGCATCTGCTGCAGGACCAGTGCGATGCCCAGCATCGTGGTGGTGTGGACGTCGTGCCCGCACGCGTGCGTCACGCCGTGGTTCTTGGACGCGAACTCCAGCCCGGTCTCTTCGATGATGGGCAGCGCATCGATGTCGCCGCGCAGCGCGGTCGCGATCGGCCCCTCGCCGACG harbors:
- a CDS encoding MarR family winged helix-turn-helix transcriptional regulator, with translation MYAASRAATAVYRPMLDELGLTYPQYLVMMVLWEEAPRSVRELGEELGLDSGTLSPLLKRLESLGLVERRRSAADERRVEVFLTAAGASLSARAAGIPQRLADAAGLSGPELDQLRETLGRLTAALQSGR
- a CDS encoding amidohydrolase, which gives rise to MRNYTTEAEPTTMVGPWLEPLLPELIGFRRDLHAHPELSFKEFRTTDKLARRLEAAGLTPRRLEGTGLTVDVGEGPIATALRGDIDALPIIEETGLEFASKNHGVTHACGHDVHTTTMLGIALVLQQMHQTSPLGGTVRIIFQPAEETMPGGAHACIEQGVLEGVPRILALHCDPRIEVGKIGTRIGAITSASDTIKIELTGRGGHTSRPHLTEELVFALAQIAINVPAVLSRRVDVRSGVSVVWGHISAGSAPNAIPASGYMAGTMRCLDRDAWHSAGEILDEVVQQIAAPYGVDVHLEHTRGVPPVVNSEHETALIEAAARAEIGEGSVVLTPQSMGGEDFAWFLADLPGAMMRLGTKTPGGEEYDLHRGDYILDERALGLGIQVLTAAALRTLRDL